One genomic window of Mercenaria mercenaria strain notata chromosome 2, MADL_Memer_1, whole genome shotgun sequence includes the following:
- the LOC123564234 gene encoding uncharacterized protein LOC123564234 codes for MNVRFKQLLLEYLLITLGYNFGRSYTRILTGSAVDTMVTLHSRYCGRRPDCDGLVEKQNRSLISNMSSKICCEWCSCNVSTCINHTNVGKLNCCPEVLNQIGNVFEMSRCIHPQLKPWHPDTSIEPAIVMTDKCRHSETALDIIDKCERSTSYSDLDTKIPVSVVLYDDVITYRNRYCAYCHNLDDVQLAYWRPKIDCYQQTFDITVIPLNQIVEEVQRTEKCKLYFIHPAEVHPSYLQQCGGKVISECNMTGLWREYDHVMATACSAYYSGFQGTYRNIFCYICNTGYEYEASIPKCTGEDTSSVSFSLVLKFIPSESQNNDQRTDEFECSNAGIYDLVQEKCLTVKCLLSQVYADGKCQQIAERIGGFVYNVFLKITPVKSIVYNDDVETAFKSFLNNWLRKAGLQRFMWDLQISCRKRSNTKPFGDIIIEYFSIHLLLGMTAFYIETYMTGFLPIKWLLEQHNRNLSVKVSDTEFFLFNVQFDIGDFVTNYTDVSTEEFGQYVPTLLPVHLCPLVELNTSFYNVTYNTIGVYIKEYDTKIKSSEYIKTNSSVIICTETFRLLTEANRLKQKPTQKNDEMNLPLPSTPQGILSLVCSSCSIVCSAITLIVYVRIKSIRTQPGINNVSLIMSLICAQAFFQFGIGQSENTSLYICSLIGVLIHYFWLVTILWMNVCSFHMFRVFCQLRIVDHTQNVLRTTCFYWFYSLFAALVPILVNITITYVTSGVIGYGGKLCYISEYKMVGYCFSLPVAVVIVANLLMFIVTIQRISTQSEVNKERREEKKYLLIYAKMSTLTGATWIFGFLYFFTNFSAFEYLFIILNAGQGIFLFLSFVCNARVMRLLRKADQNNANLSQNN; via the exons ATGAATGTAAGATTTAAGCAATTGCTATTGGAATATCTTTTGATCACATTGGGCTATAATTTTGGCAGATCATACACTAGAATCTTAACTGGTTCTGCAGTTGACACAATGGTAACATTACATTCACGTTATTGCGGCCGCAGACCAGACTGTGATGGATTAGTGGAGAAACAAAACCGTTCGCTAATATCAAATATGTCAAGTAAGATTTGTTGTGAATGGTGCTCTTGTAATGTGTCTACATGTATCAATCACACTAACGTAGGTAAATTAAACTGTTGTCCAGAAGTGCTTAATCAAATTGGCAATGTTTTCGAAATGAGCAGATGCATTCATCCTCAACTTAAACCTTGGCACCCAGATACTAGTATAGAACCTGCCATAGTCATGACTGATAAATGTCGTCATTCTGAAACTGCTCTAGATATTATAGACAAATGTGAACGTAGCACGAGTTATAGCGACTTGGATACAAAGATACCAGTGTCTGTTGTTTTGTATGATGACGTCATCACATATCGTAACCGTTACTGCGCGTATTGCCACAATTTGGACGACGTTCAGCTAGCTTACTGGAGACCAAAAATTGACTGCTACCAGCAAACATTTGACATCACTGTAATTCCTTTGAACCAAATTGTTGAAGAGGTACAAAGAactgaaaaatgtaaattatattttattcacCCTGCAGAAGTGCACCCGTCATATTTACAACAGTGTGGTGGGAAAGTTATTTCAGAATGCAATATGACTGGTCTTTGGAGAGAGTACGACCATGTAATGGCCACGGCGTGTTCGGCATACTATTCAGGCTTTCAAGGTacttacagaaatatattttgctaCATATGCAACACTGGGTATGAATATGAGGCTAGTATTCCAAAGTGCACAGGAGAAGACACCAGTTCGGTTTCCTTTTCCCTCGTGTTGAAGTTCATACCATCTGAGAGTCAAAACAATGATCAGAGGACGGATGAGTTTGAATGTTCTAATGCTGGTATCTACGATCTAGTACAG GAGAAATGTCTAACAGTTAAATGTCTGTTATCTCAGGTCTATGCCGACGGAAAATGTCAGCAAATTGCGGAGAGGATTGGAGGATTTGTGTACaatgtttttctgaaaataaCACCAGTTAAAAGCATTGTTTATAACGATGATGTTGAGACTGCTTTTAAATCCTTTTTAAACAACTGGCTTAGAAAAGCAGGGTTGCAACGTTTTATGTGGGACTTACAAATATCGTGCCGAAAACGTTCAAACACAAAACCATTCGGTGACATCATAATTGAATATTTCTCGATTCATCTTTTATTAGGTATGACGGCATTTTATATTGAAACGTACATGACAGGTTTTCTACCTATCAAATGGCTCCTCGAACAACACAACCGCAATCTATCAGTAAAAGTTAGTGATACAGAATTTTTCTTATTCAATGTGCAGTTCGATATTGGTGATTTTGTAACAAATTATACGGATGTGTCAACGGAAGAATTTGGACAGTATGTTCCAACACTTCTGCCAGTTCATCTCTGTCCACTTGTTGAATTAAACACTTCATTTTACAACGTAACATATAACACGATCGGTGTCTACATCAAGGAATATGATACTAAAATCAAAAGTAGCGAGTACATAAAAACTAATTCAAGTGTAATTATTTGTACAGAAACATTTAGGCTCCTCACTGAAGCTAATAGACTGAAACAAAAACCAACacagaaaaatgatgaaatgaattTACCCTTGCCTAGCACTCCTCAAGGAATCTTATCTCTTGTTTGTTCAAGCTGTTCTATTGTTTGTTCAGCCATAACTCTCATTGTTTATGTGCGAATAAAGAGCATTCGTACGCAACCTGGGATAAACAACGTAAGTCTGATTATGAGCCTAATTTGTGCACAAGCGTTCTTTCAGTTTGGCATCGGGCAATCCGAAAATACTTCCCTATACATATGTAGCCTTATTGGGGTTCTTATCCACTACTTTTGGCTTGTAACAATTCTTTGGATGAATGTTTGCTCTTTTCATATGTTCAGGGTATTCTGTCAATTACGGATTGTAGATCATACTCAAAACGTTCTAAGAACCACGTGTTTCTACTGGTTCTACTCTTTATTCGCCGCACTGGTTCCTATTCTCGTTAATATTACCATAACGTATGTGACAAGTGGAGTAATTGGTTACGGTGGAAAATTATGCTACATATCGGAATACAAAATGGTTGGGTATTGCTTTTCCCTCCCTGTTGCAGTTGTCATTGTGGCAAATCTTTTGATGTTTATTGTTACAATACAAAGAATTAGTACTCAATCGGAAGTGAACAAAGAGCGTCGAgaagagaaaaaatatttacttatatatGCGAAAATGTCTACTCTGACAGGAGCTACTTGGATATTtggatttttgtattttttcaccaACTTTTCCGCGTTTGAATATTTATTCATCATCTTAAACGCCGGTCAAGGTATATTTCTGTTTCTATCGTTTGTCTGTAACGCACGTGTTATGAGGTTGCTTAGAAAAGCGGATCAAAACAATGCAAACTTGTCGCAGAACAATTAA